The genomic stretch GATCGGGCGGAACTCGTGGCGTTTTCAGATATCCTGATCGACCGGGCCCGGGCCGCGGCGGACCGCTGCGGCGGGCGCGCCTACGCCGACTACCGTGAAATGCTGGACAGAGAACAGCTGGACGCCGTGTACGTATGCCTCCCGCCCTTTGCCCACGGCGACCCGGAATTCGCCGTGCTGGACCGCAATCTCCACCTGTTCGTCGAGAAGCCTCAGGCGCTGGACGTGGAAACCGCGCGGAGCATCGCGGAAAAAGTCGAAGAAACCGGCGTCCTGTCCTGCGTCGGGTACAACTGGCGTTACCTGGACGTGACGCAAAAGGCGCGGGAACTGCTGGCCGGCGTGCGTCCGGCCCTGGCCCTCGGCTACTGGATCGGCAACACGCCGGGGTCGCCATGGTGGCGCGTGAAGTCCAAGTCGGGCGGCCAGATCGTGGAACAGACCACGCACGTGTACGACTGCGCGCGATACCTCATGGGTGAAGTCGTCAGCGTTTACGCGGCCGGAACGAAGGGGCGGATGGAAGATCTGCCCAATTACGACGTGGAGGACGCCAGCACCGTATCCCTTACGTTTGAGAACGGCGCCGTGGCGACGATACTCTCTTCCTGTGTCGCCGAACAGGGGTATGGGACGGCCCTGGAGGTCATAGCCCGCGGTCTGACCGTGAAGATCGGCGGAGGAAGCCTGAAGGTCGTACGCGAAGACGAAACAGTGCGGTATCCGGGCCGAAACAACCCCTACCAGCTCGAGAACGAACTCTTCCTGCAGGCGATCGAAGAAGGAAGCCCGTCGCTGATCCGGTCGGCTTACGGCGACGTGGTCAACAGTCTCGCCGTCACCCTGGCTGCGAACGAATCCATGGAGACGGGCGAGGTCGTCCGGCTCGGGTAGATCGTGCAGGTAACGCCCGGATTGCCGGCGTCACCCTTGGTTAGATCGTGCCGGAAACGCCCGGACTGCCGGCCGTTTACCCCAGGTAGCGCCTGAGGTTGTCGAGCCCGATGCGAACGCCATCGACGGGATGCTCGAGGCCTTCGAACTCGATGGAAAGCACGCCATCGTAACCGTGCCGAGAAAGGACGTGCAGGCAGGACGCCACGGGCACTTCGCCATGGCCGACGATGGCGCCCTTGAGATAGTTGCCTCCCCGCGTCCGGAACCAGCCCTCACCCGGGTCGGGCGCCGTGCCCGGCTGGGTGTGGAAGTCCTTGGCGTGGACGTGAAAGGCGTATGGAATCAGGCGGCCCACGGCAGTGTCCGGCGATTCATCCACGCACAGGAAGTTGCCCATGTCGATAAGTACGCCGAAGTTCTCGTGATTCACGCCATTGACCAGTTTTTCCACCCGTTCGCTGTCCTGGCAGAACAACCCGTGATTCTCCACCATGGTCCGGACGCCCAGATCCGCCGCGAACTCCGTCACGGCCCGGATCGCCGGAACGAGGATGGGCAGCGCGTCGTCGAATGAGCGTCCGCCGGGATGGCCGTTTGTAAATCCCCGTGTGGCATCGTGGCGCATGCCGGGCGCGCCGAGCAGATGAGCGATACGCACCTCGTCCTTCACCCGTTCCACCTCGTCCTTCCAGTTTCCGCCGCTTCCGTTGATGAAATCCGCACCGACCGTGTAATTGGCTATGGGGAGACCGGCCTCATGGCAGGCCGCGCGCACGTCCGGGGCGTATCGTTCGAATGCCTGCCCCCCGGGCGGGTGCAGCGAGGAAAACTCGATCACGTCATATCCTAGCTCCGCCGTCTTCCGGATCGCGTCGAATTCCGTCATCTCGCCGCTGCGTATCAGCCTGCTGTAGCTGTAAGAACTTACCCCGATCTGCATGGTACGCCTCTGAATTGCAGTAGTCCGGTCCCTTTGGGGTTGGGTATGCGGCAGTCCGCCGGTCAACAGACGGCCCGGCGGCTCACGATGCGGAAACCGCGGGATGGAGGACGGTATGCTCGAAGTCGGCGAGGACTTCCGACACCTCCGGCGCGTCGGGGAAGAACGAAAGAATGCGCAGCAGCACGTCGTCCAGCATGATATCGGGACAGGAAGCCCCGCAGGTCAGGATGACATCGACGGGCCGGGTGGCCGGGAGCCAGTCGATGGTCGCTACGATCGACCTGGTCTCGAGGTCGAAGTGGCGGATCTGTCTATCCGACAGGATGTCTTTGCTGCTGTTGATGAAAAAGGTGCTGATCGTCTTTTCGCAGAGCTCCACCAGGTGGGAAGTGTTGGAGGAGTTGTAACCGCCGACCACGAGGGCCACATCCGCCCCCCGTTCGATCATGGCGTAGGTGGCGTTCTGATTCTCGTTGCTCGCGTAGCACAGCGTATCCGAGGTGTCGGCAAAATGGTCGGCGATGCGCTCGGCGCCGTACCGCTCCTCCAGCGCCTCTTTGATCAGCCGCGCGATCTCGTGGGTCTCGCTGGCGAGCATGGTGGTCTGGTTGATCACGCCCACGCGGTTCAGATGGAGCGCGGGATCGAACCCCTCGGAGCAGTTTTCGCCAAACACCTCGTAGAACCGTTCCCGGCTTTGCCTGCCCGTAATGATATCGGCTAGTAAGAGGGTTTCTTCCCGGTCCCGGACCACTACGGTCGGGGCCTGCTGGACACTGTGGGAAAAGGTCGCCCGCGTCTCTTCGTGCCGGGGTTTCCCGTGAATGACGACCGTGAATCCCTGCTGGC from Gemmatimonadota bacterium encodes the following:
- a CDS encoding Gfo/Idh/MocA family oxidoreductase, producing the protein MGVRIGFIGTGGIAGMHLGLLPEIDRAELVAFSDILIDRARAAADRCGGRAYADYREMLDREQLDAVYVCLPPFAHGDPEFAVLDRNLHLFVEKPQALDVETARSIAEKVEETGVLSCVGYNWRYLDVTQKARELLAGVRPALALGYWIGNTPGSPWWRVKSKSGGQIVEQTTHVYDCARYLMGEVVSVYAAGTKGRMEDLPNYDVEDASTVSLTFENGAVATILSSCVAEQGYGTALEVIARGLTVKIGGGSLKVVREDETVRYPGRNNPYQLENELFLQAIEEGSPSLIRSAYGDVVNSLAVTLAANESMETGEVVRLG
- a CDS encoding sugar phosphate isomerase/epimerase produces the protein MQIGVSSYSYSRLIRSGEMTEFDAIRKTAELGYDVIEFSSLHPPGGQAFERYAPDVRAACHEAGLPIANYTVGADFINGSGGNWKDEVERVKDEVRIAHLLGAPGMRHDATRGFTNGHPGGRSFDDALPILVPAIRAVTEFAADLGVRTMVENHGLFCQDSERVEKLVNGVNHENFGVLIDMGNFLCVDESPDTAVGRLIPYAFHVHAKDFHTQPGTAPDPGEGWFRTRGGNYLKGAIVGHGEVPVASCLHVLSRHGYDGVLSIEFEGLEHPVDGVRIGLDNLRRYLG
- a CDS encoding 4-hydroxy-3-methylbut-2-enyl diphosphate reductase; the encoded protein is MARQFDIPSYYKSEITSRIKQGRRLVDPKKKNLAPSILDFGSVRFIFARHFGFCYGVENAIEIVYKTLEENPDKRIFLLSEMIHNPNVNTDLKARGIQFIHTTLGEQLIPWDELIPDDLVVVPAFGTTVEIKEMLTRRGIDFCTYDTTCPFVEKVWTRGGQIGQQGFTVVIHGKPRHEETRATFSHSVQQAPTVVVRDREETLLLADIITGRQSRERFYEVFGENCSEGFDPALHLNRVGVINQTTMLASETHEIARLIKEALEERYGAERIADHFADTSDTLCYASNENQNATYAMIERGADVALVVGGYNSSNTSHLVELCEKTISTFFINSSKDILSDRQIRHFDLETRSIVATIDWLPATRPVDVILTCGASCPDIMLDDVLLRILSFFPDAPEVSEVLADFEHTVLHPAVSAS